A window of Costertonia aggregata contains these coding sequences:
- the carA gene encoding glutamine-hydrolyzing carbamoyl-phosphate synthase small subunit: protein MKYQTKKKALLLLADGTIFYGKSVGNKEGTAFGEVCFNTGMTGYQEIFTDPSYFGQLMVTTNAHIGNYGTNSDEVESDSTKISGLICKNFSYEYSRPIADASLEEFLNHNQLFAISDVDTRALVNYIRDNGAMNAVISTDVDNIEQLKQKLEEVPSMEGLELASKVSTKEPYFFGDENATYKIAALDIGVKKNILRNLAKRNAYIKVFPYNTNFEEMSAWNPDAYFISNGPGDPEPLTEAITTAKEIIKTNKPLFGICLGHQIIALANGVSTYKMHNGHRGINHPILNLLTGKGEITSQNHGFAINREETESNTDLEITHVHLNDNTVAGIRMKGKDVFSVQYHPEASPGPHDADYLFDDFFKLIEKTARQTAEV, encoded by the coding sequence ATGAAGTATCAAACTAAAAAGAAAGCACTATTGTTGTTAGCGGATGGGACTATTTTTTACGGTAAGTCCGTAGGTAACAAAGAAGGTACTGCCTTTGGTGAGGTTTGTTTTAATACGGGAATGACCGGTTATCAGGAAATTTTTACGGATCCCTCCTATTTTGGACAGTTAATGGTCACAACGAACGCCCATATTGGTAACTATGGTACAAATTCAGATGAAGTGGAATCGGATTCTACCAAAATATCGGGCCTTATCTGTAAAAACTTTAGTTATGAATATTCAAGGCCTATTGCTGACGCTAGTTTGGAGGAATTTTTGAACCACAACCAACTCTTTGCAATTTCTGATGTTGATACCAGGGCATTGGTAAATTATATTCGGGATAATGGTGCGATGAATGCCGTTATTTCAACAGATGTTGACAACATTGAACAATTAAAACAAAAATTGGAAGAAGTTCCAAGTATGGAGGGGCTGGAGTTGGCTTCAAAAGTATCTACCAAAGAACCTTATTTTTTCGGTGATGAAAATGCTACCTACAAGATAGCCGCGTTGGATATTGGTGTGAAAAAGAACATTCTCAGAAATTTGGCCAAGCGCAACGCTTACATTAAAGTATTTCCGTACAATACCAATTTTGAAGAAATGTCGGCTTGGAATCCCGATGCCTACTTTATTTCAAATGGGCCGGGAGATCCAGAACCGTTAACTGAAGCAATAACAACTGCTAAGGAAATCATAAAGACCAATAAACCTCTTTTTGGTATTTGTCTAGGACACCAAATCATTGCATTGGCTAACGGAGTGTCAACGTATAAAATGCACAACGGGCATAGGGGTATCAATCATCCTATTTTGAATTTGTTAACGGGCAAGGGAGAGATAACCTCACAAAACCATGGTTTTGCCATCAATAGGGAAGAGACCGAATCAAACACCGATTTGGAAATTACGCATGTTCATTTAAACGATAATACAGTTGCAGGAATACGAATGAAGGGTAAAGACGTATTTTCAGTTCAATATCATCCTGAAGCTAGCCCCGGGCCACACGATGCGGATTATCTTTTTGATGATTTTTTCAAACTGATAGAGAAAACTGCAAGGCAAACGGCAGAAGTTTAA
- the eno gene encoding phosphopyruvate hydratase, whose amino-acid sequence MSIILSVHARQILDSRGNPTVEVDVITENGVMGRAAVPSGASTGEHEAVELRDGGNTFMGKGVMKAVENVNTVIAEEILGMSVFEQNLLDQTMIDLDGTPNKSKLGANAILGVSLAAAKAAANELGLSLYRYVGGVSANTLPVPMMNIINGGSHSDAPIAFQEFMVMPVKAKSFTHAMQMGTEIFHNLKKVLHDRGLSTAVGDEGGFAPNLAGGTEDALDTIAKAVEKAGYKLGDDVMIALDCAAAEFFVNGAYDYTKFEGSKGVVRTSEEQAQYLADLSAKYPIISIEDGMDENDWDGWKALTDKIGDKVQLVGDDLFVTNVERLSTGIEKGIANSILIKVNQIGTLTETIAAVNMAKNAGYTSVMSHRSGETEDNTIADLAVALNTGQIKTGSASRSDRMAKYNQLLRIEEELGDTAYYPKEKAFKIK is encoded by the coding sequence ATGAGTATTATACTAAGTGTTCACGCAAGACAAATATTGGATTCAAGAGGTAACCCTACCGTTGAAGTAGATGTAATTACCGAAAACGGTGTAATGGGTAGGGCGGCTGTCCCTTCGGGAGCCTCAACAGGTGAGCATGAAGCGGTTGAGTTGCGCGATGGTGGAAATACTTTTATGGGCAAGGGTGTTATGAAAGCTGTTGAAAATGTGAACACTGTTATTGCAGAGGAGATTTTGGGAATGTCCGTTTTTGAGCAAAACCTATTGGATCAAACCATGATCGATTTGGATGGAACGCCAAACAAATCCAAATTAGGGGCAAACGCTATCTTAGGAGTTTCTTTGGCGGCCGCGAAAGCAGCTGCAAACGAGCTTGGTCTTTCTTTATACAGATATGTGGGCGGTGTTAGTGCAAACACGCTTCCGGTACCGATGATGAACATTATCAACGGGGGTTCGCATTCAGATGCTCCAATAGCTTTTCAGGAGTTTATGGTAATGCCCGTAAAGGCAAAAAGTTTTACCCATGCCATGCAAATGGGTACCGAGATTTTTCATAACCTAAAAAAAGTATTGCACGATAGGGGCTTGAGTACTGCAGTTGGTGATGAGGGCGGTTTTGCTCCAAATTTGGCAGGAGGTACCGAAGATGCCCTGGATACGATAGCCAAAGCTGTGGAAAAAGCGGGTTATAAATTAGGGGACGATGTAATGATTGCTTTAGACTGCGCCGCTGCAGAATTTTTTGTGAATGGGGCGTATGACTATACCAAGTTTGAAGGCAGTAAAGGAGTTGTGCGTACCTCTGAGGAGCAAGCACAGTATTTGGCTGACCTTTCCGCCAAGTATCCTATTATTTCAATTGAAGATGGTATGGATGAAAACGATTGGGACGGCTGGAAAGCTCTGACCGATAAAATCGGGGATAAAGTACAATTGGTAGGGGATGATTTGTTCGTTACCAATGTAGAGAGACTTTCTACCGGCATTGAAAAAGGTATTGCCAATTCAATTTTGATAAAAGTGAATCAGATAGGAACCCTTACTGAGACGATTGCCGCAGTAAATATGGCTAAAAATGCCGGGTATACTTCGGTCATGTCGCACCGTTCGGGTGAAACAGAGGATAATACCATTGCAGACCTCGCCGTGGCCTTAAATACAGGTCAAATCAAAACAGGTTCAGCTTCCCGTTCGGATAGAATGGCGAAGTACAACCAATTGTTACGTATAGAAGAGGAGTTGGGAGATACAGCATATTACCCAAAAGAAAAAGCATTTAAAATCAAGTAA
- a CDS encoding dimethylarginine dimethylaminohydrolase family protein — MLHLNINDEISPLKVVVLGTAKSCGPTPKPEDAYDPKSLEHILAGTYPNEDDMVDEMEAFASVFEQYNVKVYRPEVLKDCNQIFSRDIAFVIENKLIIANILPDREKEVEAILHVLDKIEEENILHPPEKVHVEGGDVMPWNDYVFVGTYTAEDYAEHITARTNIHAVQYLKEQFPHKNIKSFELRKSVNARENALHLDCCFQPLGKGKAILHKNGFLVEEEYQWLVNFFGRENIFEITADEMYQMFSNVFSISPEVVVSEKNFTRLNNWLREQGFVVEEIPYSEISKQEGLLRCSTLPLIRT; from the coding sequence ATGTTACATCTTAACATCAATGATGAGATCTCACCCTTAAAAGTAGTGGTGTTGGGTACGGCAAAGAGTTGTGGCCCGACCCCAAAGCCCGAAGATGCTTATGATCCTAAGTCTTTGGAGCACATATTGGCCGGGACTTACCCAAATGAAGATGATATGGTCGATGAAATGGAAGCTTTTGCTTCCGTTTTTGAACAGTATAATGTAAAGGTATACCGACCGGAAGTACTAAAGGATTGTAATCAAATTTTTTCCCGAGATATCGCTTTCGTCATAGAAAACAAATTGATAATAGCCAATATACTCCCGGATAGGGAGAAAGAGGTTGAGGCTATCTTACATGTACTGGATAAGATAGAAGAGGAAAACATACTACATCCGCCAGAAAAAGTACATGTGGAAGGTGGTGATGTAATGCCTTGGAACGACTATGTTTTTGTAGGGACCTATACCGCCGAAGACTATGCCGAACATATAACGGCTAGGACCAATATACATGCCGTACAGTATTTAAAAGAGCAGTTTCCACATAAAAACATAAAGTCTTTTGAATTGCGAAAATCAGTCAATGCGCGAGAGAATGCCCTGCACCTGGACTGTTGTTTTCAGCCTTTGGGCAAAGGCAAGGCCATTCTTCATAAAAATGGCTTTTTAGTTGAGGAAGAATATCAATGGCTGGTCAATTTTTTTGGGCGGGAAAACATTTTTGAAATCACCGCGGATGAAATGTATCAAATGTTCAGCAATGTTTTTTCAATATCGCCAGAAGTAGTGGTTTCTGAAAAGAACTTTACAAGGTTGAACAATTGGTTAAGAGAACAGGGGTTTGTTGTTGAGGAAATTCCCTATTCGGAAATATCAAAACAAGAAGGACTTTTACGCTGCAGTACCCTACCCTTAATAAGAACATAA
- the ctlX gene encoding citrulline utilization hydrolase CtlX produces the protein MQITNTILMIRPVRFRMNEQTSVNNYFMEDIDIKNNTINEKAQFEFDTFVSVLKGKGVNVIVVNDTQEPDTPDSIFPNNWVSFHSDGTVGLYPMFAENRRSERREDILDILEKEGFVIKSVMDYTSAEAENLFLEGTGSILMDRVNQKAYCALSDRANEALFIEFCEDFDCFPVIFTANQSVDGKRLPIYHTNVMMALGENFSIICLDTIDDKKERKNVVDHLKRDGKEIIKITEEQMHRFAGNMLQVLGAENKRYLVMSSAAFHSLEPDQIKAIENHCEILHSSLDTIETCGGGSARCMMAEVFLPKK, from the coding sequence ATGCAGATTACCAATACCATATTGATGATTCGTCCCGTGCGTTTTCGTATGAACGAGCAGACTTCTGTAAATAATTACTTTATGGAAGATATTGATATAAAGAACAATACCATTAATGAAAAGGCTCAGTTCGAGTTTGATACTTTTGTTTCTGTTCTCAAAGGTAAAGGGGTGAATGTCATTGTGGTGAACGATACACAAGAACCTGACACACCGGATAGCATATTTCCCAATAATTGGGTTTCATTTCATAGTGATGGTACGGTAGGTCTTTACCCTATGTTTGCGGAAAATCGCAGAAGCGAGCGTCGGGAAGATATTTTGGACATTTTGGAAAAAGAAGGTTTTGTCATAAAATCGGTGATGGATTATACTTCTGCCGAAGCCGAAAATCTATTTTTGGAAGGTACAGGGAGCATATTGATGGATAGGGTAAACCAAAAAGCTTACTGTGCCCTATCGGATAGGGCTAACGAAGCCTTGTTCATTGAATTTTGTGAGGATTTTGATTGCTTTCCGGTCATTTTCACGGCTAATCAATCTGTAGATGGTAAACGTCTGCCGATCTACCATACCAATGTAATGATGGCGTTAGGTGAAAATTTCTCCATCATTTGTTTGGATACCATTGATGACAAAAAAGAACGAAAAAATGTGGTGGACCATTTAAAAAGGGACGGTAAGGAAATCATCAAGATCACCGAAGAGCAAATGCACAGGTTTGCTGGCAATATGCTCCAAGTATTAGGGGCTGAAAACAAAAGATATTTGGTCATGAGTTCCGCAGCTTTTCATAGTTTGGAACCCGATCAAATAAAGGCCATTGAAAATCATTGTGAAATTCTACACAGCTCTTTGGATACTATTGAAACTTGTGGTGGTGGAAGCGCACGCTGCATGATGGCAGAAGTGTTTTTACCAAAAAAATAA
- a CDS encoding aldehyde dehydrogenase produces MVETILKNQRKFFLSQKTKDLGYRKMGLRKLRDEIVKREDVICDAIYEDFKKPRFETLITETQFVLSELDYILKNIEEWCSPKQVPFVWANFPSKDYIVSEPYGNTLIIAPWNYPFMLAISPLIGALAAGNTAVVKPSELTPNTSKVIAELIKAAYNGEYVSVVEGGVKVSQELLNLKWDYIFFTGSTRVGKIIYKSAAENLTPVTLELGGKSPCIVDSTAKIKLAAKRIAWGKFINNGQTCIAPDYILVHTSVKQKLVHHLKLAIREFYGENPEQSPDLARIVTKDHYERLKHMLIDQTILFGGHYKDDGLFLSPTLLDEPKIDSKAMAEEIFGPVLPIISYENESDIDTYLTQFEKPLSLYVFSKNKKFQKTISRKYSFGGGCINDTLMHIANKNLPFGGIGSSGIGNYHGKYTFDTFSHKKAVLKKANWLDLTVRYAPYTIPLKWAKKIKYFI; encoded by the coding sequence ATGGTTGAAACTATACTTAAAAATCAACGAAAATTCTTTCTGTCCCAAAAAACAAAAGACCTTGGTTATAGGAAAATGGGATTACGAAAATTAAGGGATGAAATAGTCAAAAGAGAAGACGTTATTTGCGATGCCATATACGAGGATTTTAAAAAACCAAGGTTTGAAACCCTGATTACCGAGACACAGTTCGTGCTTTCCGAATTGGATTATATACTCAAAAATATTGAGGAATGGTGTAGCCCTAAACAAGTACCTTTTGTTTGGGCAAATTTTCCTTCAAAGGATTATATCGTTTCAGAACCCTATGGTAATACACTTATTATAGCTCCTTGGAATTATCCTTTTATGCTCGCCATTTCTCCGTTGATAGGAGCTTTGGCTGCGGGGAATACAGCTGTGGTCAAACCGTCCGAACTCACACCCAACACATCTAAAGTCATTGCCGAACTGATAAAAGCCGCCTATAATGGCGAATATGTGTCTGTCGTAGAGGGTGGTGTAAAGGTATCACAAGAACTATTGAACCTAAAATGGGACTATATTTTCTTTACCGGAAGCACCCGTGTGGGGAAAATAATTTATAAAAGCGCAGCCGAGAACCTTACGCCGGTCACTTTGGAGTTAGGGGGAAAAAGCCCCTGTATTGTGGATAGCACGGCAAAAATAAAGCTGGCTGCAAAGAGAATCGCCTGGGGAAAATTCATCAATAATGGTCAAACTTGTATTGCTCCAGACTATATTCTGGTGCATACATCTGTAAAACAAAAATTGGTACATCATCTCAAATTAGCCATAAGGGAATTTTATGGAGAAAACCCTGAACAATCACCTGATTTGGCGAGAATAGTGACCAAAGATCATTACGAGAGATTAAAACATATGCTGATTGACCAAACTATTTTATTTGGTGGACATTATAAGGATGATGGTCTGTTTTTGAGTCCAACCCTATTGGATGAACCCAAAATAGATAGTAAAGCTATGGCAGAAGAAATTTTTGGACCGGTCCTCCCTATTATTTCCTATGAAAACGAAAGCGATATCGACACCTATTTAACACAGTTTGAAAAACCCCTTTCCCTGTATGTTTTTTCGAAGAATAAAAAATTTCAAAAGACAATTTCCAGAAAATATTCTTTTGGGGGTGGCTGTATCAATGATACGCTCATGCACATCGCCAATAAAAATTTACCCTTCGGCGGAATTGGCAGCTCGGGAATAGGCAATTATCACGGTAAATACACGTTTGATACTTTTTCCCATAAAAAGGCCGTCCTTAAAAAAGCGAATTGGCTAGATCTTACAGTACGATATGCCCCGTATACAATCCCTTTGAAATGGGCGAAAAAAATCAAATACTTTATCTGA
- the rplQ gene encoding 50S ribosomal protein L17, with product MRHGKKVNHLGRKTAHRKAMLANMACSLIEHKRINTTVAKAKALKQFIEPLITKSKAENNQTVEKGTHNRRLAFKNLRDKYAVTELFSVVSEKVADRPGGYTRIIKLGNRLGDNADMAMIELVDFNELYNADKPKKKTTRRSRRGGGAKAAAPVATEAQTDTEAKADDSEE from the coding sequence ATGAGACACGGTAAAAAAGTAAACCATTTAGGAAGAAAGACGGCACATAGAAAAGCCATGTTGGCCAATATGGCCTGTTCCCTGATAGAGCACAAGAGAATCAATACAACGGTTGCCAAAGCAAAAGCTTTAAAGCAATTTATTGAGCCATTGATCACAAAGTCCAAAGCAGAAAATAACCAGACTGTAGAAAAAGGTACGCACAATAGGCGTTTGGCTTTCAAAAACCTGAGGGATAAATATGCTGTTACAGAACTTTTTAGTGTAGTGTCTGAAAAAGTGGCGGACAGGCCTGGGGGCTATACCAGAATTATCAAACTTGGAAATCGTTTAGGTGACAATGCCGACATGGCGATGATTGAGTTGGTAGATTTCAACGAACTTTACAATGCCGATAAGCCTAAGAAGAAAACTACAAGAAGAAGTAGAAGAGGCGGTGGAGCAAAAGCAGCTGCGCCAGTTGCTACGGAAGCCCAAACAGATACAGAAGCCAAAGCCGATGACTCTGAAGAATAA
- a CDS encoding DNA-directed RNA polymerase subunit alpha, giving the protein MALLNFQKPDKVIMIDSSDFEGKFEFRPLEPGYGLTVGNALRRVLLSALEGFAITSVRIDQVEHEFSVIPGVVEDVTEIILNLKQVRFKRQIEDTEAEVVSISLSGKDKLTAGDFQKFISGYQVLNPDLVICNMDAKVNINMEIVIDKGRGYVPAEENKKSNAPLGTIAVDSIFTPIKNVKYSIENFRVEQKTDYEKLVFEIVSDGSIHPKDALTEAAKVLIHHFMLFSDERITLEADEIAQTETYDEESLHMRQLLKTKLVDMDLSVRALNCLKAAEVDTLGDLVSFNKNDLMKFRNFGKKSLTELEELVINKGLSFGMDLSKYKLDKD; this is encoded by the coding sequence ATGGCATTATTAAATTTTCAAAAACCAGATAAAGTTATAATGATTGATTCTTCAGATTTTGAAGGGAAATTTGAATTTCGCCCTTTAGAACCTGGTTATGGATTGACTGTCGGTAACGCACTTAGAAGAGTACTGCTTTCCGCTTTAGAAGGTTTTGCTATAACATCTGTTAGGATAGACCAAGTAGAACACGAGTTTTCTGTTATACCCGGTGTCGTAGAAGATGTAACGGAAATTATTTTGAACTTAAAACAAGTTCGCTTTAAAAGGCAAATTGAGGATACAGAGGCCGAGGTCGTTTCCATTTCATTAAGTGGAAAGGATAAACTAACTGCTGGCGACTTTCAAAAATTTATTTCGGGATATCAAGTTTTAAATCCTGATTTGGTGATTTGTAATATGGATGCCAAGGTCAATATCAACATGGAAATCGTTATCGATAAAGGACGCGGGTACGTTCCGGCCGAAGAAAACAAAAAATCAAATGCGCCTTTAGGTACCATTGCGGTAGATTCTATTTTCACACCTATCAAAAACGTGAAATACAGTATCGAAAACTTCCGTGTAGAGCAAAAAACCGATTATGAGAAATTGGTTTTTGAAATCGTGTCCGATGGTTCTATACACCCAAAAGACGCCTTGACCGAAGCTGCCAAGGTTTTGATACATCACTTTATGCTATTCTCGGATGAGCGTATCACTTTGGAAGCTGACGAAATTGCACAGACCGAAACATACGATGAAGAGTCACTTCACATGCGCCAATTGTTAAAGACCAAATTGGTTGATATGGATTTGTCCGTTCGTGCCTTGAATTGTTTGAAAGCGGCTGAAGTCGATACTTTAGGCGATTTGGTCTCTTTCAATAAAAATGATTTGATGAAGTTCAGAAACTTTGGAAAAAAATCTTTGACAGAGTTGGAAGAGCTTGTAATCAACAAAGGTTTAAGCTTTGGAATGGATTTGTCAAAATATAAATTAGATAAAGATTAG
- a CDS encoding citrate synthase yields MSDKATLEYNGQKYEFPIVKGTEDELGIDIKTLRSATGGMITLDPGYKNTGACESAITFLDGEKGILRYRGYSIEELAEKADFLEVAYLLIFGELPNKEQLEAFHVDIKNESHVDEEMKKILDAFPKSAHPMGVLSSLTSALIAFNPISVNVTSKDEMYGAIVRIMAKFPVLVAWTLRKKKGLPLDYGDDELGYVENIHKMMFKRPSQEYKRNKIVIDALDQLLILHADHEQNCSTSTVRIVGSSHAGLFASLSAGISALWGPLHGGANQAVLEMLEAIEADGGDTKKYMAKAKDKNDPFRLMGFGHRVYKNFDPRAKIIKKAAEEVLGDLGIEDPILEIAKGLAKEALEDEYFVKRKLYPNVDFYSGIIYRALGIPTEMFTVMFALGRLPGWIAQWREMRLRSEPIGRPRQIYIGENQRPFVEVDKR; encoded by the coding sequence ATGTCAGATAAAGCTACTCTAGAATATAATGGTCAAAAATATGAGTTTCCCATAGTGAAGGGAACCGAAGATGAACTGGGCATTGATATCAAAACATTACGCTCCGCAACTGGAGGTATGATCACTTTAGATCCGGGGTATAAAAATACAGGAGCCTGTGAAAGTGCCATTACTTTTTTGGACGGTGAGAAAGGAATTTTGCGATATCGGGGATATTCTATTGAGGAATTGGCCGAAAAGGCCGATTTTTTAGAGGTAGCTTATTTGTTGATTTTTGGTGAATTGCCAAATAAGGAACAATTGGAGGCATTTCATGTAGATATCAAAAACGAGTCGCATGTTGATGAGGAAATGAAGAAGATATTGGATGCGTTTCCAAAATCGGCCCATCCTATGGGCGTACTTTCTTCCTTAACGAGTGCACTTATTGCATTCAATCCCATCTCGGTAAACGTTACTTCAAAAGATGAAATGTACGGGGCCATTGTTCGTATTATGGCAAAGTTCCCGGTTTTGGTGGCTTGGACTTTGCGTAAGAAAAAAGGCCTGCCTTTGGATTATGGCGATGATGAGTTAGGGTATGTTGAAAATATCCATAAGATGATGTTCAAAAGGCCTTCCCAAGAATACAAGAGAAATAAGATTGTTATTGATGCGTTGGATCAATTATTGATTCTTCATGCAGATCACGAACAAAACTGCTCTACTTCTACGGTAAGAATAGTAGGGTCTTCACATGCGGGATTATTTGCATCGCTCTCTGCGGGTATTTCAGCTCTCTGGGGCCCATTGCACGGTGGTGCCAATCAAGCCGTATTGGAAATGTTGGAAGCTATCGAAGCCGATGGTGGCGACACTAAAAAATATATGGCAAAAGCCAAGGACAAAAACGATCCATTTAGATTAATGGGCTTTGGGCACAGAGTGTACAAAAACTTTGACCCAAGGGCCAAAATCATAAAGAAGGCCGCTGAGGAAGTATTGGGAGATTTGGGAATAGAAGATCCTATTTTGGAAATAGCCAAAGGTCTTGCCAAAGAGGCTTTGGAAGACGAATATTTCGTGAAGCGAAAGCTATACCCCAATGTTGATTTTTACTCGGGCATCATATACAGGGCTTTGGGCATACCGACTGAAATGTTTACGGTAATGTTCGCCTTGGGAAGATTACCGGGCTGGATTGCCCAATGGAGGGAAATGAGACTTCGCAGTGAGCCTATAGGAAGGCCAAGACAAATATATATAGGTGAAAACCAACGCCCCTTTGTCGAAGTTGACAAAAGGTAG
- a CDS encoding glycogen synthase, whose amino-acid sequence MNNFLFVSAENDAIPDCKAGGMGDVVRDVPREISKRGDKVQVVVPSYSRLHHNATFRTNINFLLRGQTYIAELYEVAPKKEFNNVSHYVIHHPEIEEGGIAHIYHDDPEEPFYTDFIKYMIFCTAVAESIKMGAFGQLDVVHMHDWHSSALLFLKEYHPSYKDLIKMRYVYSIHNLAIQGIRPFYDNYASVGNWFPEVPLDFKVLQDPRYKDCINLMAVGIRLADAVHTVSPSYKEDVLLPSARPEFVGGESLEIDLQQADNEGRLFGILNASNYGNVREAEKGQLYRNTVKALFRWLQDESKKYKADFLAHTGEKIMEFVGNRPKFIVSSVARLTEQKFYFFKRSPEAFEKILERLRKIDGIFILLGTGDPDYEDFFREMSYKHKNFVFTNGQSEDLIDSMYLETNLYFMPSLFEPCGISQMLAMRNGNPCLVHHTGGLKDTVEPMKTGFAFDGKTYDIKIKNMIKSFDEALKVWENDKPKWKRIQNNAKKMRFTWDKSVDEYYRSLYLL is encoded by the coding sequence ATGAATAACTTTCTTTTTGTTTCCGCAGAGAACGATGCCATTCCCGATTGCAAAGCAGGTGGTATGGGTGATGTTGTGAGAGATGTGCCAAGAGAAATATCCAAACGCGGAGACAAGGTACAAGTTGTAGTTCCATCCTATTCTAGATTACATCATAACGCAACCTTTAGGACCAATATAAATTTTCTGCTAAGAGGGCAGACGTATATAGCCGAGCTATATGAGGTAGCGCCAAAAAAGGAATTCAACAATGTAAGCCATTATGTAATACATCACCCTGAAATCGAAGAAGGCGGTATTGCCCATATTTATCACGATGACCCCGAAGAACCATTTTATACGGATTTTATCAAGTATATGATTTTTTGCACAGCAGTTGCAGAATCCATTAAAATGGGCGCTTTTGGTCAATTGGACGTGGTGCACATGCACGATTGGCATTCAAGCGCATTGTTATTCCTAAAGGAATACCACCCAAGTTATAAAGACTTGATTAAAATGCGCTATGTGTATAGCATTCATAATTTGGCCATTCAAGGCATTCGCCCTTTTTATGATAATTATGCATCGGTCGGGAACTGGTTTCCAGAAGTTCCTTTGGATTTTAAGGTATTGCAAGACCCAAGATACAAGGATTGTATAAATTTAATGGCCGTGGGTATACGTTTGGCAGATGCCGTACACACAGTTTCCCCATCATACAAAGAGGATGTTTTATTGCCCAGTGCCAGACCTGAGTTTGTTGGCGGGGAGAGCCTCGAAATTGATTTACAGCAAGCGGACAATGAAGGTAGGCTTTTTGGGATACTCAATGCTTCGAATTATGGTAACGTACGTGAGGCCGAAAAAGGACAGTTATATCGCAACACTGTAAAGGCTTTGTTTAGGTGGTTGCAAGATGAATCCAAAAAATACAAAGCCGATTTTCTGGCACACACCGGGGAAAAAATAATGGAGTTCGTGGGAAATAGGCCAAAATTCATAGTCTCAAGTGTAGCACGCTTGACCGAGCAAAAGTTTTATTTTTTTAAACGCTCGCCAGAAGCATTTGAAAAAATACTGGAACGCCTAAGAAAAATTGATGGTATCTTTATATTGTTAGGTACTGGGGACCCAGATTATGAAGATTTTTTTAGGGAAATGAGCTACAAGCATAAAAACTTTGTTTTCACGAATGGCCAATCCGAAGATTTGATAGATTCTATGTATTTGGAAACAAATCTATACTTTATGCCCAGTCTGTTTGAACCTTGTGGCATAAGTCAAATGCTCGCAATGCGAAATGGTAATCCTTGTTTGGTGCATCACACTGGAGGGCTAAAGGATACAGTAGAACCGATGAAAACGGGTTTTGCCTTTGACGGTAAAACATATGACATCAAAATTAAGAATATGATCAAGAGTTTTGACGAAGCTCTAAAGGTCTGGGAGAATGATAAACCCAAATGGAAACGCATACAGAACAATGCAAAAAAAATGCGATTTACATGGGATAAATCTGTTGATGAATACTACAGGTCACTTTATTTACTCTAG